Proteins co-encoded in one Chroicocephalus ridibundus chromosome 6, bChrRid1.1, whole genome shotgun sequence genomic window:
- the ABCC2 gene encoding ATP-binding cassette sub-family C member 2 isoform X2 produces MSSATRKESTVGETVNLMSADAQRFMDMSNFVHQLWSSPLQIILSIVFLWGELGPSVLAGIAVMVLLVPINAFLVAKAKTIQVKNMKNKDERMKIMGEILNGIKILKLFAWEPSFEKQVNEIRARELKSLVNFSYLQSISIFVFTCAPFLVSLATFAVYVLVDENNILDAQKAFTAISLFNVLRFPMTMLPLVLSSLVQTNVSTVRLERYLGGEDLDTSAIHHNPIAGSAVRFSEATFAWEQDGNAAIRDVTLDIAPGSLVAVVGAVGSGKSSLVSAMLGEMENIKGHINIQGSLAYVPQQAWIQNATLKDNILFGSELDEARYQQVIKACALLPDLELLPAGDQTEIGEKGINLSGGQKQRVSLARAVYSNADIYVLDDPLSAVDAHVGKYLFEHVLGPKGLLQKKTRILVTHSISFLPQVDNIVVLVAGAVSEHGSYSTLLANRGAFAQFLNLYGSQEENASEKNTTAVALAGDEKQGDEDGEPCMEEGPDDVVTMTLKREASIRQRDFSRSLSKSSTNSLEKAQENPPKKLKGQQLIEKETVETGKVKFSMYLRYLRAVGLWYSFCVAMGYVGQYVAFVGTNLWLSAWTDDAQRYLNQTYPVEQRDLRIGVFGALGVSQALFLLFATILSARGAVRASRVMHQQLLSNILRVPMSFFDTTPSGRIVNRFAKDIFTIDETIPMSFRSWLSCFMGIISTLLMISLATPFFVLVIIPLSIFYYFVLRFYVSTSRQLRRLDSVTRSPIYSHFGETVSGLSVIRAYGHQERFLQQNESTMDINQKTVYSWIISNRWLAIRLEFVGSLVVFFSALLAVISKGTLEGGIVGLSVSSALNVTQTLNWLVRTSSELETNIVAVERVHEYTKVKNEAPWVTEKRPPRGWPSKGEIQFVDYKVRYRPELELVLQGITCNIGSTEKVGVVGRTGAGKSSLTNCLFRVLEAAEGKIIIDEVDIATIGLHDLRQNLTIIPQDPVLFTGTLRMNLDPFDQYTDEEVWKALELAHLKTYVQALPEGLLHLVSEGGENLSVGQRQLVCLARALLRKAKILILDEATAAVDLETDHLIQTTIRSEFADCTVLTIAHRLHTIMDSSRVMVLQAGRIVEYDSPEELLKKQGIFSAMAKDAGITNTESTML; encoded by the exons GTGAAGAACATGAAGAACAAGGATGAGCGCATGAAAATTATGGGTGAAATCCTCAACGGAATCAAG ATCCTGAAGCTTTTTGCCTGGGAGCCCTCATTTGAGAAGCAAGTCAATGAGATCCGGGCACGTGAGCTCAAGAGCTTGGTGAACTTCAGTTACCTGCAGTCAATCTCTATCTTTGTGTTCACGTGTGCCCCCTTCCTG GTCTCCTTGGCCACCTTTGCTGTCTATGTCCTGGTGGATGAGAACAACATCCTGGATGCACAAAAGGCCTTTACTGCCATCTCCCTTTTCAACGTGCTGCGCTTCCCCATGACCATGCTGCCCTTGGTCCTCTCTTCCCTGGTGCAG ACCAATGTGTCGACTGTGAGGCTGGAGCGCTACCTGGGCGGAGAAGACCTGGACACCTCAGCTATCCACCACAACCCTATTGCAG GCAGTGCTGTGCGCTTCTCGGAGGCCACGTTTGCCTGGGAGCAGGACGGCAATGCTGCGATAAGAGA TGTCACCCTGGACATTGCGCCTGGGAGCTTGGTGGCCgtggtgggggctgtgggctcAGGCAAATCTTCACTGGTGTCAGCCATGCTGGGGGAGATGGAGAATATCAAGGGACACATCAACATCCAG GGCTCGCTGGCCTACGTCCCCCAGCAGGCCTGGATCCAGAATGCCACACTGAAAGACAACATCCTTTTTGGGTCAGAACTGGATGAAGCAAGGTATCAGCAGGTTATCAAAGCCTGTGCCCTCCTTCCAGACCTGGAACTGCTGCCTGCAGGTGACCAGACAGAGATTGGAGAGAAG ggcaTTAACCTGAGCGGGGGCCAGAAGCAGCGAGTCAGCCTGGCCCGGGCGGTGTACAGCAACGCAGACATCTACGTCCTGGATGACCCGTTGTCTGCTGTGGATGCTCACGTCGGCAAGTACCTCTTCGAGCATGTGCTGGGGCCAAAAGGGCTGCTGCAAAAGAAG ACGCGGATCTTGGTGACGCACAGTATCAGTTTCCTGCCCCAGGTCGATAACATCGTGGTGCTGGTGGCGGGAGCAGTGTCTGAGCACGGCTCCTACAGCACCCTGCTTGCAAACAGGGGGGCCTTCGCCCAGTTCCTGAACTTGTACGGCAGCCAGGAGGAGaatgcttcagagaaaaatacCACAG CTGTTGCTTTAGCTGGGGATGAAAAGCAGGGTGATGAAGACGGTGAGCCTTGCATGGAGGAAGGCCCTGATGATGTGGTGACCATGACCCTGAAGCGAGAGGCCAGCATCCGCCAGAGAGACTTCAGTCGCAG CCTTAGTAAAAGCAGCACCAATTCCTTGGAGAAAGCCCAGGAGAACCCCCCCAAGAAGCTGAAGGGCCAGCAACTGATCGAGAAAGAAACTGTGGAAACTGGCAAG GTGAAGTTCTCCATGTACCTGCGGTACCTGCGTGCTGTTGGCTTGTGGTATTCTTTCTGCGTTGCCATGGGCTACGTCGGACAGTACGTCGCCTTCGTGGGGACCAACCTGTGGCTAAGTGCCTGGACTGATGATGCGCAGCGCTACCTGAACCAGACCTACCCCGTGGAGCAGCGAGACCTGCGGATCGGTGTCTTTGGGGCGCTGGGGGTGTCACAAG CTCTCTTCCTGCTCTTTGCAACCATCCTGTCTGCTCGGGGTGCCGTGCGAGCCTCCCGGGTCATGCATCAGCAACTGCTCAGCAACATCCTGCGTGTGCCCATGAGCTTTTTTGACACGACCCCAAGTGGCCGCATTGTGAATAGGTTTGCCAAG GACATCTTCACAATAGATGAGACCATTCCCATGTCCTTCCGCAGCTGGCTCTCCTGTTTCATGGGCATCATTAGCACATTGCTCATGATCTCCTTGGCCACCCCATTCTTCGTGCTCGTTATCATTCCCTTGAGCATCTTCTACTATTTTGTGCTG CGCTTCTATGTCTCCACATCACGCCAGCTACGGCGTCTGGACTCTGTAACTAGGTCTCCCATCTACTCCCACTTTGGTGAGACAGTGTCAGGCCTTTCTGTGATCCGTGCTTATGGACACCAAGAGAGGTTCCTGCAGCAAAATGAGAGCACCATGGACATCAATCAGAAAACTGTTTACTCCTGGATAATCTCAAATAG GTGGCTGGCCATCCGTCTGGAGTTCGTTGGGAGCCTGGTGGTCTTCTTCTCTGCGCTTCTGGCAGTGATTTCAAAGGGCACTTTGGAGGGCGGCATCGTGGGTCTTTCTGTCTCCTCCGCCCTCAAC GTGACCCAGACACTGAACTGGCTGGTGCGAACCTCTTCGGAGCTGGAGACAAACATTGTGGCTGTGGAGCGGGTACACGAGTACACGAAGGTGAAGAATGAG GCTCCGTGGGTGACAGAAAAGCGTCCACCCCGTGGCTGGCCCAGCAAAGGCGAGATCCAGTTCGTTGACTACAAAGTTCGTTACCGACCTGAACTGGAGCTGGTTCTTCAGGGGATCACCTGCAATATTGGGAGCACCGAGAAA GTTGGGGTTGTGGGACGGACCGGGGCTGGAAAGTCCTCCCTCACCAACTGCCTCTTCCGGGTGCTGGAGGCCGCTGAAGGGAAGATCATCATCGACGAGGTGGATATAGCGACGATCGGCCTCCATGACCTGCGCCAGAACCTCACCATCATCCCCCAG GACCCCGTGCTCTTTACTGGCACCCTGCGGATGAACCTGGACCCCTTTGACCAGTACACAGACGAGGAGGTCTGGAAGGCCCTGGAGCTGGCCCACCTGAAGACATATGTGCAAGCCCTGCCCGAGGGGCTGCTGCATCTTGTGAGCGAGGGAGGGGAGAACCTCAG TGTTGGGCAGCGGCAGCTCGTGTGCCTGGCCCGGGCCCTTCTCCGCAAAGCCAAGATCCTCATCCTGGatgaagcaacagcagcagtaGACCTGGAAACTGATCATTTAATCCAGACAACGATCCGGAGCGAGTTTGCTGACTGCACCGTCCTTACCATTGCCCACCGCCTCCACACCATCATGGACAGCAGCAG GGTCATGGTGCTGCAGGCCGGGAGGATTGTGGAATACGACAGCCCTGAGGAGCTGCTCAAGAAGCAGGGCATCTTCTCCGCCATGGCAAAGGACGCCGGCATCACGAATACAGAAAGCACCATGCTGTAG